The Arachis ipaensis cultivar K30076 chromosome B07, Araip1.1, whole genome shotgun sequence genome includes a window with the following:
- the LOC107607043 gene encoding uncharacterized protein LOC107607043: MVKSERLKFFRCKQPQLRIDKYKCLHESLINGDVDAARLGKRIILPSTFTGGPRYAGYPSYFITIGLKAKDRSDILCRVFKIKLDGLIDDLKEGKIFGKILVYICTVEFQKRGLLHAHILLFMSNEFKPQTPDDIDKHITAEISDENERPNLHGAVQNYMVHGPCELLLKFGCHINVEYTCQTSSIKYLFKYVHKGNDRVTATLYNAGDPSEATQVVDEIRNYCYCRAISHKSMFLGWMAANMSYPYARSLTYAEFPTKFVWKDDSLKWFPRKKCFEIGRLTHVPAELTMSDDEIKQLCLMDIDKILYSYGKILKGYPPMPLATEVDSSLLTERVIREELNFNRDDLKKNASDMLAIATPEQRYAFDKIVTAVYWCYMYCDEGGFFFMYGHGGTEKTFLWNLMSAEICSRGDIVLNVASSGIASLLLPNGRTAHSRFKIPLNITEDSVCNIKLGSPQAMLLLKARLIIWDEAPMVSRYCYKVLDKGLGDIMRCSPIYSKDLPFGGKMVVLGGEFRQILPVIPRESRQDIVHSTVNSSYLWKFCQVLKLTKNMRLSVGMTASDQDETEQFGEWLLKVGDGLIGDNMDGESEICLPRDIVIPSLDQAFDELVHFFLSKYFGKHVLKGFFQSKNYTGSHTRHR; the protein is encoded by the exons ATGGTGAAATCAGAGAGGTTAAAATTCTTTAGGTGTAAACAACCACAGTTGAGGATTGATAAATACAAATGTCTGCATGAAAGTCTTATAAACGGGGATGTAGATGCTGCAAGGCTTGGCAAAAGAATCATTCTTCCCAGTACTTTTACCGGTGGACCTAG ATATGCAGGATATCCTAGCTATTTTATTACCATTGGATTGAAGGCAAAAGACCGTTCTGATATATTGTGTCGAGTTTTCAAGATCAAGCTTGATGGTTTGATTGATGACCTAAAAGAGGGAAAAATCTTTGGCAAAATTTTGGTAT aCATTTGCACTGTAGAGTTTCAAAAGAGAGGGCTTCTGCATGCACATATCCTTTTATTCATGAGTAACGAGTTCAAGCCACAAACACCAGATGACATAGACAAACATATAACAGCTGAGATTTCTGATGAAAATGAAAGGCCAAATCTACATGGAGCTGTTCAAAATTACATGGTACATGGTCCATGTG AATTGTTGCTCAAGTTTGGGTGCCACATAAATGTAGAATACACATGCCAAACAAGTTCTATTAAGTATCTGTTTAAGTATGTACATAAGGGTAATGACCGCGTAACAGCTACTCTATATAATGCTGGTGATCCGTCAGAAGCCACACAAGTTGTTGACGAAATTAGGAATTACTGCTATTGTAG AGCAATATCTCATAAGTCCATGTTTTTGGGATGGATGGCGGCGAACATGTCATATCCCTATGCTCGAAGTCTGACTTATGCTGAATTTCCAACCAAGTTTGTTTGGAAGGACGATTCTTTAAAGTGGTTTCCTCGAAAGAAATGTTTCGAAATTGGAAGATTGACTCATGTACCTGCAG AGTTAACAATGTCAGATGATGAGATTAAGCAGTTGTGCTTAATGGATATAGACAAGATCTTATATTCCTATGGTAAAATCTTGAAAGGCTATCCTCCTATGCCTTTAGCAACTGAAGTTGATAGTTCTTTGTTAACCGAAAGGGTTATTAGGGAAGAGCTAAACTTTAACAGGGATGATTTAAAGAAAAATGCCTCAGACATGTTAGCCATCGCAACACCTGAGCAGAGATATGCATTCGATAAAATTGTTACAGCTGTGtatt ggtgttacatgtatTGTGATGAAGGGGGCTTTTTCTTTATGTATGGTCATGGGGGTACTGAAAAAACATTTCTCTGGAACCTTATGTCTGCTGAGATTTGCTCAAGGGGTGATATAGTGTTAAACGTTGCTTCGAGTGGTATTGCATCTTTACTTCTTCCTAATGGAAGAACGGCACACTCAAGGTTCAAAATACCGCTGAATATAACTGAGGATTCTGTATGTAACATCAAACTTGGTTCCCCTCAAGCAATGTTGCTGTTGAAAGCCAGACTTATAATTTGGGATGAGGCTCCAATGGTTAGTAGGTACTGCTATAAAGTACTTGATAAAGGCTTGGGTGATATCATGAGGTGTTCCCCAATATATAGCAAAGATTTGCCCTTTGGAGGAAAAATGGTTGTATTAGGTGGAGAATTTAGACAAATTCTTCCTGTCATTCCACGAGAATCGAGACAAGATATTGTTCATTCAACTGTGAATTCGTCCTACCTTTGGAAGTTTTGTCAGGtgctcaaactaacaaaaaaCATGAGACTCTCTGTAGGGATGACTGCTTCAGATCAAGATGAGACAGAGCAATTTGGTGAGTGGTTATTGAAAGTTGGTGATGGTCTAATAGGTGACAATATGGATGGTGAATCTGAGATATGTCTTCCAAGagatattgttattccttctTTGGACCAGGCATTTGATGAGTTAGTTCATTTtttcttatccaaatattttggaaAACATGTCCTCAAAGGATTTTTTCAAAGCAAGAACTATACTGGCTCCCACACTAGACATCGTTGA
- the LOC107607042 gene encoding uncharacterized protein LOC107607042 has product MESQLDLYGSELLNSINGSGLPPHKLILKVGVPVMLLRNIDQSNGLCNGTRLQVRNLRNHVIECEVLTGNNVGHIALIPRMNMVPTNETVPVRFQRRQFPIIVSFAMTINKS; this is encoded by the coding sequence ATGGAGAGTCAACTAGATCTCTATGGTTCTGAATTACTGAATAGCATAAATGGTTCTGGTTTGCCTCCACATAAATTAATACTCAAGGTTGGTGTTCCAGTGATGTTACTGAGGAATATTGACCAATCCAATGGTCTTTGTAATGGTACAAGGCTACAAGTTAGGAATCTTAGAAATCATGTCATAGAATGTGAAGTCTTAACGGGTAACAATGTTGGTCATATTGCTTTGATTCCAAGAATGAATATGGTACCAACAAATGAAACCGTCCCAGTTAGATTCCAACGAAGACAGTTTCCCATAATAGTATCATTTGCCATGACAATTAATAAGTCTTAG
- the LOC107609786 gene encoding zinc-finger homeodomain protein 2, producing MAQHRPLALPAAVSGGGLSRDEEDMSNPSSSGGGGGGGGGGCGSGSSKKRFRTKFTQEQKDKMLAFAEQVGWRIQKQDEAMVEQFCAEACVKRSVLKVWMHNNKNTLVTGESGGVKSEKANGRTN from the exons ATGGCTCAGCACCGTCCTCTAGCACTTCCTGCAGCGGTTTCCGGCGGTGGACTAAGCAGAGATGAGGAGGACATGTCGAACCCTAGCAGCAGCGGTGGCGGCGGCGGAGGCGGAGGTGGCGGTTGCGGAAGCGGTTCTTCAAAGAAAAGGTTCAGGACGAAGTTCACGCAGGAACAGAAGGATAAGATGCTTGCTTTCGCTGAACAAGTTGGATGGCGGATCCAGAAGCAAGATGAAGCCATGGTTGAACAGTTCTGTGCCGAAGCTTGCGTTAAGAGGAGCGTTCTCAAGGTTTGGATgcacaataacaagaacactctTG TGACTGGTGAGAGTGGTGGTGTGAAAAGCGAGAAAGCAAATGGAAGAACAAATTAA